The genomic stretch GCAGGGAAACCAAAGTTGTCCTGCGTGTCAGGAAGTTCTTCTGTAAGAACAGGAAATGTTCCCGAAAAGTCTTTACCGAACGGTTTGTTGATCAGATCAAGCCCTACAGCAGATGTTTTTCCAGATCAGCTGACCTGGTCAGATCAGTGGGTACAGAGCTTGGGGGAATAAAGGTGCCGCCCTCTGTAAGGTAATCGGATACCCCATCAGTTCATCTACTGTTTTGAGGACTCTCAAAGGAATTGGGGTTACTGTCAGAACATTGACCTCGGGAACCATTGGTGTTGACGACTGGGCCTATAAGAAAGGGAGGAATTACGGGACTATCATTGTCGACCTGATCAATAGAGAAGTCATTGATCTGCTTCCGGACCGGAAGCAGACACGCTTGCAGATTGGTTGAAAGCCCACCCTGAAGTCCACACCGTATCCAGAGACAGGGCAAGTGCCTATGCGCTGGGTATCAGAAACGGGGCCCCTGACGCCATTCAGGTAGCCGACAGGTTTCATCTTCTGGTCAATCTTACCGATGCCTTTAAGAGATCCCTGCGCAGGCACAGTCCGGTGATCAAAAAGTGCTTTGAAGAAATGGGATCCGGGCAGGATAGTTTACTGAAAACCGAAGAAGAGAAAGTAATAAAAGAAACGGAACCGGAGCCCGGGGATACCCCGGTCTTATCGGCCCCTATAGAGGGAGAAGCACGGATGGTGGGGAATGTCGGTCCGGATAGACAGTTTAAGTTTCAAAAAGCCAGGGAACTTCACCAAGAAGGCTATGGCATCAAAGCTATTGCCAAACAGCTCGGGGCGGGCAGGAAAACAATCAGAAAGTACCTTGCCTCTGAGTGCCTGGTCTCAAGGGAGATAAGCGGGAGCAGGCCCCTTACCAACTTTTGTGGTTTTGAATCTGAACTGATAAGGCTTAGCCAGACCAAAACCACATACTTAAACCTTTTCAACCACATAACGGAAAAGGGTTTTAATGGAAAGTATAGCCAGTTCTGTGAGCGGATGAATAAACTGATCAACGATGGGAAAACCGCTAAAACCAGGGAAAACATCCTGCTACCTTTGCTCAAACCGGTTAAGACCTGGTCCCTGTCAAAACTGGCATTCATCGCCTTGGCAAAGGCCGGGACTTTGAAAGAAGAAGATCAAAAATACCTGGACATATTGCTACAAAAATCACCTGAAATCAAACACAGCACTGATTTAGCCCATTCCTTCCGCCAACTGTTTGTAGCCAAAGAAGAGGGCAGTTTAACGGAGTGGATAAAAATTGCGGGCGCCGAATGTTCAGCACTTAAAGGGTTTGCAAAAGGGATAAACCAGGATTATGAGGCAGTAAACCAAGCTGTCATATCCACGATAAGCAACGGGCAAGTGGAAGGGCAGGTCAATAGACTCAAAACCATCAAAAGAAACATGTATGGCAGGGCAGGATTTGAGCTTTTGAGAAAAATAGTACTGGCCAATTCCAGCTGAACCCTTCACCAAATGTGACGAAGAACCGCATATTGACCC from Algoriphagus sp. NG3 encodes the following:
- a CDS encoding transposase family protein, whose protein sequence is MVIPSFIIPSGLRLSKAVLINQDPSLLIAAVSAQKRSACPCCGKRSKSIHGFYDRSLADLPVSGRETKVVLRVRKFFCKNRKCSRKVFTERFVDQIKPYSRCFSRSADLVRSVGTELGGIKVPPSVR
- a CDS encoding transposase, with the protein product MKAHPEVHTVSRDRASAYALGIRNGAPDAIQVADRFHLLVNLTDAFKRSLRRHSPVIKKCFEEMGSGQDSLLKTEEEKVIKETEPEPGDTPVLSAPIEGEARMVGNVGPDRQFKFQKARELHQEGYGIKAIAKQLGAGRKTIRKYLASECLVSREISGSRPLTNFCGFESELIRLSQTKTTYLNLFNHITEKGFNGKYSQFCERMNKLINDGKTAKTRENILLPLLKPVKTWSLSKLAFIALAKAGTLKEEDQKYLDILLQKSPEIKHSTDLAHSFRQLFVAKEEGSLTEWIKIAGAECSALKGFAKGINQDYEAVNQAVISTISNGQVEGQVNRLKTIKRNMYGRAGFELLRKIVLANSS